In Raphanus sativus cultivar WK10039 chromosome 5, ASM80110v3, whole genome shotgun sequence, the following proteins share a genomic window:
- the LOC108863566 gene encoding glucan endo-1,3-beta-glucosidase 8 gives MAEQRSRSTNSFFSHQILCLFLVSQVSIASCSNTSVGVNWGTMASHQLPPENVVKMLKDNGFTKLKLFEADQNILNSLIGSEIEVMIGIPNRLLKEVAQDPSVAASWVEENVTAYSYQGGVNIKYIAVGNEPFLQTYNGTYVEFTLPALVNIQRALEEADLKNVRVTVPFNADIYFSPESNPVPSAGDFRPELRDVTIEIINFLYTHDSPFTVNIYPFLSLYGNAYFPVDFAFFDGSNNSLRDGDLVYTNVFDANLDTLVCAMERYSFLGMKIIVGEVGWPTDGDKNANAKSAKRFNQGMVKHAMSGNGTPARKGVIMDVYLFSLIDEDAKSIAPGTFERHWGIFEFDGRPKYELDLSGKGDDKTLVPVQDVKYLPKTWCVLGTNAFNLDDLADNVDYACSLSDCTALGYGSSCNHLTNVGNASYAFNMYYQMHDQKTWDCDFLGLGLITDENPSDDHCEFPIMIDTGNSPRLQPRPSLVLAMVLVIILVLPLL, from the coding sequence ATGGCAGAACAGAGATCAAGATCAACAAACAGTTTCTTCTCTCATCAGATTCTATGTCTATTTCTTGTCTCACAAGTCTCCATCGCCTCTTGCAGCAATACTAGTGTAGGAGTGAACTGGGGAACAATGGCGAGTCACCAGCTTCCACCTGAAAACGTGGTGAAGATGCTAAAGGACAATGGGTTCACTAAACTGAAACTCTTCGAAGCCGACCAAAACATCTTAAACTCTCTAATTGGTTCGGAAATCGAAGTCATGATCGGTATACCAAACCGGTTGCTTAAAGAAGTCGCTCAAGATCCATCCGTAGCAGCTTCATGGGTAGAAGAGAACGTCACCGCTTATTCTTACCAGGGTGGAGTCAACATCAAGTACATAGCTGTCGGAAACGAGCCTTTCCTTCAGACATATAACGGAACTTACGTTGAGTTCACATTACCAGCTCTCGTCAACATACAAAGAGCACTCGAGGAAGCTGATCTGAAAAACGTGAGAGTCACGGTTCCTTTCAACGCAGATATTTACTTTTCTCCCGAATCAAACCCTGTTCCATCAGCTGGAGACTTTAGACCTGAGCTCAGAGATGTAACGATTGAGATTATCAATTTCTTGTATACACACGATTCTCCTTTCACAGTCAACATCTACCCTTTTCTAAGTCTTTACGGAAACGCTTACTTCCCTGTGGACTTCGCCTTCTTTGATGGGAGTAACAACTCTTTGAGAGATGGAGATTTGGTTTATACTAATGTGTTTGATGCGAACCTCGACACTTTGGTTTGTGCTATGGAAAGATACAGCTTCTTGGGGATGAAGATCATCGTGGGAGAAGTTGGATGGCCTACGGATGGAGACAAGAACGCTAACGCAAAGAGTGCAAAGAGATTCAACCAGGGAATGGTAAAGCATGCTATGTCTGGTAATGGAACTCCCGCGAGGAAAGGAGTGATCATGGATGTTTATCTCTTCAGCCTTATCGATGAAGACGCAAAGAGTATCGCTCCGGGGACTTTTGAGAGGCATTGGGGCATCTTCGAGTTTGATGGTAGACCCAAATACGAGCTCGATTTGTCTGGTAAAGGTGATGATAAGACCCTGGTTCCTGTACAAGACGTGAAGTATCTTCCTAAAACTTGGTGTGTTCTTGGCACTAACGCGTTTAACCTCGATGACTTGGCTGATAACGTCGACTACGCTTGTAGCTTATCTGATTGCACAGCACTTGGGTATGGCTCCTCTTGCAACCACCTTACCAACGTGGGTAATGCTTCATATGCGTTTAATATGTATTATCAGATGCACGATCAGAAAACATGGGACTGTGACTTCTTGGGGTTGGGTTTGATCACTGATGAAAATCCCTCTGATGATCATTGCGAGTTTCCTATCATGATTGATACAGGAAACTCACCAAGGTTGCAGCCTCGACCTTCGTTAGTGTTAGCCATggttttagttattattttagttcTTCCCCTTTTGTAA
- the LOC108860343 gene encoding putative cysteine-rich repeat secretory protein 37, translated as MKTPYSLFKHFLFSILGMPFLMIHSVSSLNLTNEYLNHKCLLDQGKYTSGSEYEDNLNRLFRSVSSDASGMIGFAYTSIGSTPNFLTITLQCRGDSIGSKCHTCTDTAISEFRKRCPKNKGGIIWYDQCFLFVTTIKEEDLIKTNYENIFSMYNSNNVRGDRIFFAKRVRDFLYELTLKVEKTIEGDHIFLYAAGEKKLGKNKLYAMVQCIQLTLDCKSCLEWSIKKLFKNSDIKQGARVLGTNCGVRYELYPFLGRSNFTVV; from the exons ATGAAAACTCCATATTCTTTATTCaaacattttcttttctctatTTTGGGCATGCCATTTCTCATGATACATAGTGTTTCATCATTAAACCTTACCAATGAGTATCTCAATCACAAATGCCTCCTTGATCAAGGGAAATATACCTCTGGAAGTGAGTATGAGGATAACCTTAACCGTCTCTTTCGTTCAGTTAGTAGTGATGCTTCTGGTATGATCGGTTTCGCATACACAAGTATTGGATCTACTCCCAATTTTCTTACTATCACTCTCCAGTGTCGTGGTGACTCTATTGGGTCTAAATGCCATACATGTACTGACACCGCAATCTCGGAG TTTCGTAAGAGATGTCCGAAGAACAAAGGAGGAATCATATGGTACGAccaatgttttctctttgttacTACAATCAAAGAAGAAGATCTAATTAAAACTAATTACGAGAATATTTTTTCTATGTACAACTCAAATAACGTGAGAGGGGATAGAATTTTTTTTGCCAAGAGGGTGAGAGATTTTTTATATGAGCTCACACTTAAAGTCGAGAAAACAATCGAGGGCGATCACATCTTTTTATACGCGGCAGGAGAAAAGAAGCTTGGAAAAAATAAACTGTACGCAATGGTGCAGTGTATACAACTAACATTAGATTGTAAGAGTTGTCTGGAATGGAGTATCAAAAAACTTTTCAAAAACAGTGACATTAAACAAGGAGCAAGAGTTTTGGGTACGAATTGTGGTGTAAGATATGAGCTATACCCTTTTTTGGGGAGAAGCAATTTCACAGTGGTGTGA